From Vanrija pseudolonga chromosome 1, complete sequence, a single genomic window includes:
- the priA_0 gene encoding Protein priA: MKSLLLLLAAIGLLSGATAVFVECAAVGGLVGGLLTGVLGTVNTLVQQLLTGNDCIATCQNSPQYNFAIFAKGLSLDLKTYDQTQLLGTCWCSSTGVSPNAVIAGSDSQGTCTTTVVNLIGTRVDYIRGGSTVTFGGCSKDTGFPASDNTQFSVSTADQCFKSAQCQNKKYISIRASGVNQLLSLLNLLNILLGRTGGQYDCACSNTAPSGATAICGDETGSTPSGLLSVAKTYAFSNYAQVIASGAVRRRYAEQMRLAEEAARDAYCPLGKSACRVPGSSDYECIDTNSELESCGGCAYGAYGSNSTYTGTDCTALPGVLPGATSCWHGSCVVTRCRRGFTLVDGACI, from the exons ATGAagtcgctcctcctcctcctcgccgccatcggTCTCCTcagcggcgccaccgccgtcttCGTCGAGtgtgccgccgtcggcggtcTCGTCGGTGGCCTGCTCACCGGTGTGCTGGGCACTGTCAACACCCTCGTCCAGCAGCTGCTCACCGGCAACGACTGTATC GCCACCTGCCAAAACAGCCCTCAGTACAACTTTGCCATCTTCGCCAAGGGTCTCTCGCTTGACCTCAAGACGTATGACCAGACCCAGCTGCTGGGTACCTGCTGGTGCAGCTCGACTGGTGTCTCGCCCAACGCTGTCATTGCTG GTTCCGACTCGCAGGGAACCTGCACTACCACTGTTGTCAACCTCATCGGCACACGCGTCGACTACATTCGCGGCGGAAGCACCGTCACCTTTGGCGGCTGCAGCAAGGACACTGGCTTCCCTGCCAGCGACAACACGCAGTTCTCAGTCAGCACCGCCGACCAGTGCTTCAAATCGGCGCAGTGCCAGAACAAGAAGTACATTTCGATTCGTGCCAGCGGCGTCAACCAGCTCCTGTCtctcctcaacctcctcaacatcctcctcggccgcacTGGTGGACAGTACGACTGTGCCTGCTCCAACACTGCCCCCTCAGGAGCCACGGCGATCTGCGGCGACGAGACTGGCTCTACTCCCAGCGGGCTCCTCTCTGTCGCGAAGACGTACGCCTTCTCCAACTATGCTCAGGTGATTGCCTCGGGCGCCGTTCGTCGTCGCTATGCCGAGCAGATGCGCCTGGctgaggaggcggcgcgcgacgcctaCTGCCCATTGGGCAAGTCTGCGTGCCGCGTCCCCGGCTCGTCCGACTACGAGTGCATCGACACCAACTCGGAGCTCGAGtcgtgcggcggctgcgcgtACGGTGCCTATGGCAGCAACTCGACCTACACCGGCACCGACTGCACTGCCCTCCCCGGCGTCCTCCCGGGCGCAACCTCGTGCTGGCACGGCTCCTGTGTTGTCACTCGCTGCCGACGTGGCTTCACTCTTGTCGACGGTGCCTGCATCTAA